GACCTTATACGCTAGATTATATTAAGGCCATATGCGGTACTACTTTTTTAGAGCTTCATGGCGATAGAAATGTTAAAGATGATAAAGCTATGATTGGTGGTCTAGGTAAAATTGGCGATCAAAGTTATATGTTTATCGGGCAACAAAAGGGCTACAATACCAAGACCAGACAGTATCGAAATTTTGGTATGGCAAACCCTGAAGGGTACAGAAAGGCATTGCGTTTAATGAAGTCTGCTGAAAAATTTAATATTCCTGTTGTATGCTTAATTGATACTCCAGGTGCCTATCCAGGCATTGAAGCTGAAGAGCGCGGACAAGGAGAAGCTATAGCTCGAAATATTTTAGAAATGACGAGGTTAAAAGTGCCTATTATTGTCGTTATTATTGGAGAAGGTGCTTCAGGTGGAGCTTTAGGTATTGGCGTTGGTGATAAGGTATTAATGTTAGAAAATACTTGGTATTCTGTAATTTCACCAGAATCTTGTTCCTCTATATTATGGAGAAGTTGGGAGTACAAAGAAATTGCTGCAGACGCTTTAAAACTCACAGCAACCGACATGAAAAAGCTAAAGCTAATTGACGAAATTGTTCGAGAACCAGCAGGCGGTGCCCATAGCTCTAGAGATAAAACTTTTGAAATTGTAAAAAATAAAATAATTTCAAATTATGAGGAACTTAAAAAGTTATCACCAAAAGAATTGATTAAAATTAGAATGGATAAATACGCCAATATGGGTGTATTTAATGATTAAAACCTGTTTTATCATAGCATTTTAAAATCTGAAGAATTAAATCTTCAGATTTTTTTTGTTGTTAACATAAAATCGTAACTTATTAACATCGTAATTGTTGAAGACCTGTGAACATCGAAATTTATTTTTTGAGGTTCAGTAGGGGTTAATTACATACTTTCGTAATCATGGAAAAACCGAGCCCAATTGTTGGACATAGAATAGACAAATCTAATATTATCAGCTTAGAAAGAGGGAAAATTCCGCCACAAGCTATTGATTTAGAGGAGGTTGTGATTGGAGCGATGATGATCGATAAAAAAGGTATCGACGAAGTAATCGATATCTTACATCCTGATGTTTTCTATAAAGACGCCCATAAATTTATTTTTGAAGCAATTTTTAAATTGTTTGAAAGTTCTGAACCTGTTGATTTATTAACCGTTTCTTCGCAACTAAAGAAAGACGGTAAATTAGAGGCTGTAGGAGGCGATTTTTACTTGATTAAATTAACGCAAAAAGTAGCGTCTTCTGCACATATCGAGTTCCATGCTCGTATTATACTTCAAAAATTTATTCAGCGTAGTTTAATAAAAATTTCTAATGAAATAATCGAAGACGCCTACGATGAAGGTAGTGATGTTTTTGATTTATTAGACATGGCAGAATCAAAACTATATGATGTTACCCAAGGTAATTTAAAACGTTCCGCTGAAACTGCACAAAATTTAGTCATACAGGCTAAAAAGCGCATTGAAGAAATTGCGAATAAAGAGGGTTTAAGCGGTGTACCTTCAGGTTTTGATAAAGTAGATAAACTTACCTCTGGTTGGCAGCCAAGTGATTTAATTATCATTGCAGCTCGTCCTGGTATGGGTAAAACGGCGCTCACCTTATCGATGGCTCGTAATATGGCTGTTAATTCCAATATTCCTGTTGCTTTCTTCTCCTTAGAGATGTCTTCAGTGCAATTAATTACACGTTTAATTTCTTCTGAAACGGGCTTATCTTCTGAAAAATTACGTACAGGTAAGTTAGAAAAACACGAATGGGAACAGTTAAATGTGAAAGTAAAAACGCTTGAAAAAGCACCCTTATTCATCGACGATTCACCATCGCTGTCTATTTTTGATCTAAGAGCTAAAGCAAGACGTTTAGCTTCACAACATGGTATTAAAATGATTATGATCGATTATTTGCAGTTGATGACGGCTGGAGGTAGTCAAAAAGGTGGTGGTAATCGAGAACAAGAAATTTCTACTATTTCCAGAAATTTAAAAGCCTTAGCTAAAGAACTAAATATCCCTGTCATTGCCTTGTCGCAACTATCACGTGCTGTAGAAACTAGGGGTGGTACTAAAAGACCCCTATTGTCGGATCTTAGAGAATCTGGAGCCATTGAGCAAGATGCCGATATTGTTTCGTTTATCTACCGACCAGAATACTATAAAATTGATGAATGGGATGATGAGGAACGCTCACCAACCGCAGGGCAAGGAGAGTTTATCGTTGCAAAACACAGAAATGGGGGCTTAGAAAATATTCGATTGAAATTTATTGGTAATCAAGGAAAGTTCGATAATCTAGATGACTTTGATTCTCCTTTTGAATTTCAGTCTAAAATGAATGCGGATGAAGACAACCCGTTCATTACCAAAAATCTTCCTAATCCCAACCAAGCCTTTGGAAGTGCTATGAATGAGGAAGATGATAATGATGTGCCTTTTTAATTAAAAGGAGCGGGTAGTTACTATTTTTTTCAATATCTTAAGGCTTTATTAGAGTTTACTCCAAGACCAGTAACTTTAATGGATGTTTCTAAATTATACCATGAAAAAAATACTCTTTTCTCTGTTCTTTTTTCTTTTTTCGCTAAAAATGATAGCCTCAGCAATTCTAATTCCCATGGATGCCGAAAGTCAAAAAAATCATTTGAAAGCCTACGGGGTCACCTATTGGATTTTGGCGAAACAACAAAAAGTGCAGTGGCTTTTAAATTACCGTGGGGGCTCTTTTCTCTTACCTGATGGCGAGGATATTCGTAAAGAGTGCCAAATTAGAGGCGTGTCTTTTGAAGTTTTATCGGATAGTGAAGCCAATGCCATTTTAGCGACTATAGCTAGTCCTTCTCAAAACCAAGAAGCTGTTATTTTAGAAAAAGCTCCTAAAATTGCAGTATATACGCCCAAAGGATTGCAACCCTGGGATGATGCCGTGACTATGGTCTTGACCTATGCAGAAATTCCCTATGAAACTATTTATGATGAAGAAGTTTTAGATGACAAGCTGGTGTTATTTGATTGGTTGCACCTGCATCATGAAGATTTTACAGGCCAATATGGTAAATTTTATGCGGCTTATAAAGCAGCACCATGGTATTTAGAGAGTAAAAAAGAAGCTGAAGCCTTAGCGGCTAAATTGGGTTTTAACAAGGTGTCAGAATCGAAAAGGGCAGTTGCTTTAAAAATCCGGAATTATGTAATTGGTGGTGGTTTTATGTTCGCCATGTGTTCTGCTACCGATAGTTTTGATATCGCCTTAGCAGCTTCTGATAATGTAGATATTTGTGAAGCCATGTTCGATGGTGATCCTTCAGATGCGAATTACCAGTCAAGGTTAGATTTTACAAAAACTTTTGCATTTACTAATTTTACACTAGAAAGAAATCCGTTGCAGTATGAGTTCTCTTCTATTGATATGACTCAGAAAAGAAGTATTATAAAAGAATCTGATTATTTTTCATTGATGGATTTTTCAGCAAAATGGGATCCAATTCCTACCATGCTATGTCAAAACCATACCTCTTTGGTGAAAGGCTTTATGGGGCAAACCACATCCTTTGAACGGAATGAAATTAAATCGACTGTTTTAGTGCTTGGGGAGAACAAAGTAAATGGAGAGGCTCGGTATATACACGGAATTAAAGGAAAAGGTTTTTTTACCTTCTACGGAGGCCATGATCCTGAGGATTACCAACATAGAGTCGGGGATCCTAAAACAGAGCTAGCCTTGCATACGTCATCTCCTGGATACCGTTTGATCTTAAATAATGTTTTGTTTCCGGCCGCTAAAAAGAAAAAACAGAAAACGTAGAATAATTTCCAATTTCGTTTTTTTGCTTACCGATTACCGCAAAGAATCTAAAAGTCGTTAGCTTGCTAAATACTTTTAATTTCGGACATTTTTGAGTACATAGCTCCATTAATCATCAACAATTTATTTATTAGACATTCTACATGAGACTTTCGACTAAGTTTTCAAGGATCTTTTCTACTCCAAAATCATCATTACTGCTCGTACTGTAATTTGCGGCTTTTATAACATTGGGGTGCGCATTTGCCATGGCAAAGCTATAATCGGCTAAAGCTAGCATTTCTAAGTCGTTATTATAATCTCCGAAAACTAATAGTTCTTCTGGCTTAATATTATTTTGTTCCATTACTTTTTTGAGTGCATAGCCTTTATTGGCATTTTTGCTAGATATATCCACCCAATTAGAACCTGAAATTTTGACCTGTAGGTCTTGTTCTAAAAACGAAACCTGAGGATATACATATTTTTCAGAACTTTCAAAATGATAAATGGCGATCTTTAAAATCTCTCCCTCGTAATCGCCCAAACTATCTAATACTTGGTAATGAGAATAGTATTCCTGTAATTTTTTTTCAAATAACGAAGAATTTCCTAAGATGTAGGCACTGTTTTTTCCGCAAAGTACAGGATGAATATTACTGATGCGATCTAAAATGCTAACCACTTCATTTTTTGTTTGATGGGGTAGTGGGGTTGCTACAATTTCTTGTCCATTTTGCATCGCAAAGCCTCCATTTTCTGCAATTACAATGATGTCTTGTTGTATCGGATGTAATTTGCCTACAATACTGTGATATTGACGACCACTTGCCGCAACGAACAGAACCTCCTTTTTCTTTAAGGCTTCAAATAGGGTAAAAAATTGGTCGCTCACTTCATGATTAGAGTTGAGTAAGGTACCGTCCATATCGGTAACCACCATTTTTATTTTCGATAAATCCATAGTACTGTTTTTTGAACCTTGCAAAGTTATTGGATAAGGTTTAAAAAGACGGTACTAAATGGATAAGTTTGTAACCTAATTACAAATCACTTATGAAATTCTACCAAAAAGAGATTACATTAAAATCGTACCCCCGAGGTTTTCATGTAATTACAGAACAAATTACAGCTGCTGTTGCTTCAGATCTATCTTTCATTACTATAGGTATGTTACACGTTTTTATAAAACATACTTCGGCTAGTTTAACCATCAACGAAAATGCAGACCCTACTGTTCGGGTTGATTTTGAGCGTCACTTCAATACAATGATTCCTGAAAATGCACCCTACTACCAACATAATTATGAGGGCTCAGATGATATGCCTGCACACATAAAAGCCTCTTTATTGGGGAATTCAGTACAAATACCCATTACGAATGGAAAATTAAATTTAGGAATTTGGCAGGGTGTTTATTTAGGAGAACACAGAAATAAAGCCTCGGGGAGAAAATTGGTACTCACAATTTTTGGAGAGAGCTAAATTAGTATTTACTTTAATATTTCTAAAAAGTAAGTATAGAAACAGATAGTGCTGTTCATTGAAAAACAAAAAAAATCCGACTCGTAAGAATCGGATTTTTTAATAAGTGAGATATATTGTTGTTACTTTATTTTTTGAACGACTGCTTTAAAAGCTTCTGGGTGATTCATCGCTAAATCGGCTAAAACTTTACGGTTTAGCTCAATGTTGTTCGCTTTAATTCTCCCCATAAACTGAGAATAAGACATTCCGTGTAAACGAGCACCTGCATTAATACGAGTGATCCATAAAGAACGGAAGGTTCTTTTCTTGTTTCTACGATCTCTATAAGCATATAACATTGCTTTTTCAACCGCATTTTTTGCTACTGTCCAAACGTTTTTACGTCTTCCAAAGTAACCTTTGGCTTGCTTCATCACCTTTTTTCTTCTGGCTCTTGAAGCTACTGAATTTACTGATCTTGGCATACTTTTAAATTGTTTTTGTAGTAGGCGGTCGATAATCGACACTTTTTAGGCCTAACTCCATGGTTAATATTAATTTACCTGTAAAATTGAATAATTACTTTAAACGTAATTGTTCTTTGATACTGTTAACATCTGCTTCATGTACTAGACCTGAATGTGTTAACGCAAGCTTACGTTTTTTAGATTTCTTCGTTAGAATGTGGCTCTTAAAAGCGTGCTTTCTTTTAATTTTACCAGAACCTGTAAGTTTAAATCGCTTCTTAGCGCTGGATTTTGTTTTTTGTTTAGGCATCTTGTTCCTAGTTTATTTAATTATCTCACTTATTATCATTCAAACTGCCAGCAAAAGCCAGCAGTCTATTTTGTTTACGTCATAAGTATAAAAGCTTATGAGTGGTGTTGTTTATTTTTTGTTCGTTTTAGGAGCGATGAACATCGTCATCCTTTTTCCTTCTAATCGAGGCATCTGTTCTACTTTTCCTAAATCTTCTAATTCTGAAGCTAATTTAAGTAATAGAATTTCTCCTTGATCTTTATATACAATTGATCTTCCTTTGAAAAAAACATAAGCTTTGAGCTTAGCGCCGTCTTTTAAAAACTTTTCGGCGTGTTTCTTTTTAAAATCATAATCATGATCATCTGTTTGTGGACCAAATCTAATTTCTTTTACGATAACTTTAGTCGCTTTAGCCTTAATGGCTTTTTCGCGCTTTTTTTGTTCGTAAAGAAACTTTTTGTAGTCTGTTATTTTACAAACAGGGGGTTCAGCGTTAGGAGATATTTCTACCAAATCTAACTCTAATTCTTCTGCTTTATTTAGTGCTTCCCGAATCGGGTAAACACCAACTTCTACATTATCACCTACCAACCTGACTTTCGGAGAAAGTATTTGCTCGTTAATTTTATGAGGGTTTTTGTCTTCCCTACGCGGTTGAGGTCTAAATCTTTTTCTAATTGCTATGACTAAATCTTTTTAATTAAACTTATTTTTTACTTTTTATCCTCGTTTTTAGAGGTCAATTTTGTTTTTAGCGCCGAATTTTCCAATCGAAGCTATTAAAACGGTTTTAATGTACTATTTATTTCTGTAGAAACCAATTCTTCGAAGGTTTCTAGGCTAATTGAACCCAAATCTTCACCTCCGTGTTTTCTAACAGCAATGGTGTTTTGTGCCTCTTCACTTTCTCCGACAATCAGCATAAATGGTATTTTATTCATTTCTGCTTCTCGGATTTTCTTGCCGACCGTTTCATTTCTGGCGTCAACTTGGGCGCGAATTTCGTGTTTTTCTAGCGATTTTAAAACTTTTTCTGCATATTTTTCATGTTTCTCGCTAACAGGCAAAATAATGGCTTGTTCAGGGATGAGCCAAAGCGGAAAATTACCACCTGTGTGCTCTAATAAAAGCGCAATAAATCGTTCCATACTTCCAAAAGGGGCTCGATGTATCATAACGGGTCTATGTAGTTCATTATCACTACCTTTATAGGTAAGATCAAAACGTTCTGGGAGGTTATAATCTACCTGAATGGTACCTAGTTGCCATTGACGGCCTAGGGCATCTTTCACCATAAAATCTAATTTCGGACCATAAAAAGCAGCTTCTCCACTTTCGATCACAAAATTTAGTCCTTTTTCTTTGGCTGCATTTATAATTGCATTTTCTGCTTTTTCCCAATTTTCAACAGAACCAATGTATTTTTCAGGCTTGTTTAAATCACGAACAGAAACCTGGGCAGTAAAATTATCAAAACCTAAAGAGCCCAAAACATATAAAGATAAATCAATAACGTTTTTAAACTCTTGATCTAATTGATCAGGTGTGCAAAAAATATGAGCATCATCTTGGGTAAACCCGCGAACTCTTGTCAGTCCATGTAATTCGCCACTTTGCTCGTATCTATAAACGGTACCAAACTCAGCAAATCGTTTGGGTAAATCTTTATAGG
The sequence above is drawn from the Cellulophaga sp. Hel_I_12 genome and encodes:
- the rplT gene encoding 50S ribosomal protein L20, whose product is MPRSVNSVASRARRKKVMKQAKGYFGRRKNVWTVAKNAVEKAMLYAYRDRRNKKRTFRSLWITRINAGARLHGMSYSQFMGRIKANNIELNRKVLADLAMNHPEAFKAVVQKIK
- a CDS encoding HAD family hydrolase, giving the protein MDLSKIKMVVTDMDGTLLNSNHEVSDQFFTLFEALKKKEVLFVAASGRQYHSIVGKLHPIQQDIIVIAENGGFAMQNGQEIVATPLPHQTKNEVVSILDRISNIHPVLCGKNSAYILGNSSLFEKKLQEYYSHYQVLDSLGDYEGEILKIAIYHFESSEKYVYPQVSFLEQDLQVKISGSNWVDISSKNANKGYALKKVMEQNNIKPEELLVFGDYNNDLEMLALADYSFAMANAHPNVIKAANYSTSSNDDFGVEKILENLVESLM
- the dnaB gene encoding replicative DNA helicase, whose protein sequence is MEKPSPIVGHRIDKSNIISLERGKIPPQAIDLEEVVIGAMMIDKKGIDEVIDILHPDVFYKDAHKFIFEAIFKLFESSEPVDLLTVSSQLKKDGKLEAVGGDFYLIKLTQKVASSAHIEFHARIILQKFIQRSLIKISNEIIEDAYDEGSDVFDLLDMAESKLYDVTQGNLKRSAETAQNLVIQAKKRIEEIANKEGLSGVPSGFDKVDKLTSGWQPSDLIIIAARPGMGKTALTLSMARNMAVNSNIPVAFFSLEMSSVQLITRLISSETGLSSEKLRTGKLEKHEWEQLNVKVKTLEKAPLFIDDSPSLSIFDLRAKARRLASQHGIKMIMIDYLQLMTAGGSQKGGGNREQEISTISRNLKALAKELNIPVIALSQLSRAVETRGGTKRPLLSDLRESGAIEQDADIVSFIYRPEYYKIDEWDDEERSPTAGQGEFIVAKHRNGGLENIRLKFIGNQGKFDNLDDFDSPFEFQSKMNADEDNPFITKNLPNPNQAFGSAMNEEDDNDVPF
- a CDS encoding acetyl-CoA carboxylase carboxyltransferase subunit alpha gives rise to the protein MEYLDFELPIKELEEQLDKCMIIGEESDVDVTETCKQIEKKLLETRKEIYKNLTAWQRVQLSRHPNRPYTLDYIKAICGTTFLELHGDRNVKDDKAMIGGLGKIGDQSYMFIGQQKGYNTKTRQYRNFGMANPEGYRKALRLMKSAEKFNIPVVCLIDTPGAYPGIEAEERGQGEAIARNILEMTRLKVPIIVVIIGEGASGGALGIGVGDKVLMLENTWYSVISPESCSSILWRSWEYKEIAADALKLTATDMKKLKLIDEIVREPAGGAHSSRDKTFEIVKNKIISNYEELKKLSPKELIKIRMDKYANMGVFND
- a CDS encoding secondary thiamine-phosphate synthase enzyme YjbQ, coding for MKFYQKEITLKSYPRGFHVITEQITAAVASDLSFITIGMLHVFIKHTSASLTINENADPTVRVDFERHFNTMIPENAPYYQHNYEGSDDMPAHIKASLLGNSVQIPITNGKLNLGIWQGVYLGEHRNKASGRKLVLTIFGES
- the infC gene encoding translation initiation factor IF-3 encodes the protein MRKRFRPQPRREDKNPHKINEQILSPKVRLVGDNVEVGVYPIREALNKAEELELDLVEISPNAEPPVCKITDYKKFLYEQKKREKAIKAKATKVIVKEIRFGPQTDDHDYDFKKKHAEKFLKDGAKLKAYVFFKGRSIVYKDQGEILLLKLASELEDLGKVEQMPRLEGKRMTMFIAPKTNKK
- a CDS encoding asparagine synthetase B gives rise to the protein MKKILFSLFFFLFSLKMIASAILIPMDAESQKNHLKAYGVTYWILAKQQKVQWLLNYRGGSFLLPDGEDIRKECQIRGVSFEVLSDSEANAILATIASPSQNQEAVILEKAPKIAVYTPKGLQPWDDAVTMVLTYAEIPYETIYDEEVLDDKLVLFDWLHLHHEDFTGQYGKFYAAYKAAPWYLESKKEAEALAAKLGFNKVSESKRAVALKIRNYVIGGGFMFAMCSATDSFDIALAASDNVDICEAMFDGDPSDANYQSRLDFTKTFAFTNFTLERNPLQYEFSSIDMTQKRSIIKESDYFSLMDFSAKWDPIPTMLCQNHTSLVKGFMGQTTSFERNEIKSTVLVLGENKVNGEARYIHGIKGKGFFTFYGGHDPEDYQHRVGDPKTELALHTSSPGYRLILNNVLFPAAKKKKQKT
- the rpmI gene encoding 50S ribosomal protein L35; this translates as MPKQKTKSSAKKRFKLTGSGKIKRKHAFKSHILTKKSKKRKLALTHSGLVHEADVNSIKEQLRLK